A single Rattus norvegicus strain BN/NHsdMcwi chromosome 5, GRCr8, whole genome shotgun sequence DNA region contains:
- the Lypla2 gene encoding acyl-protein thioesterase 2 isoform X2 — MCGNNMSVPLLTDAATVSGAERETAAVIFLHGLGDTGHSWADALSTIRLPHVKYICPHAPRIPVTLNMKMVMPSWFDLMGLSPDAPEDEAGIKKAAENIKALIEHEMKNGIPANRIVLGGFSQGGALSLYTALTCPHPLAGIVALSCWLPLHRNFPQAANGSAKDLAILQCHGELDPMVPVRFGALTAEKLRTVVTPARVQFKTYPGVMHSSCPQEMAAVKEFLEKLLPPV, encoded by the exons ATGTGTGGTAACAACATGTCTGTGCCCCTGCTCACCGACGCAGCCACCGTGTCCGGAGCTGAGCGGGAAACGGCCGCG GTTATTTTTTTACATGGACTTGGAGACACAGG GCACAGCTGGGCTGACGCCCTCTCCACCATCCGGCTTCCTCATGTCAAGTACATCTGTCCCCATGC GCCCAGGATTCCTGTGACACTCAACATGAAGATGGTAATGCCCTCCTG GTTTGACCTGATGGGGCTGAGTCCAGATGCCCCAGAGGATGAAGCCGGCATCAAGAAGGCCGCAGAGAACA TCAAGGCTTTGATTGAACACGAGATGAAGAACGGGATTCCTGCCAACCGAATCGTCCTGGGTGGCTTTTCGCAG GGTGGGGCCCTGTCCCTCTATACAGCACTTACCTGCCCCCACCCTCTGGCCGGCATCGTGGCTTTGAGCTGCTGGCTGCCTCTGCACCGGAACTTCCCCCAA GCAGCCAATGGCAGTGCCAAGGACCTGGCCATCCTTCAATGCCACGGCGAGCTGGACCCCATGGTACCTGTTCGGTTTGGGGCCCTGACAGCTGAGAAGCTCCGGACAGTTGTCACACCTGCCAGGGTCCAGTTTAAGACATACCCAGGTGTCATGCACAGCTCCTGTCCTCAG GAGATGGCAGCTGTAAAGGAATTTCTGGAGAAACTTCTGCCTCCGGTCTAA
- the Gale gene encoding UDP-glucose 4-epimerase isoform X1: MSTGTRQDGVSDSYVYKWQTFKSLRWDFLIHGAMEEKVLVTGGAGYIGSHTVLELLEAGYSPVVIDNFHNSIRGEDSMPESLRRVQELTGRSVEFEEMDILDQAALQHLFKKHNFKAVIHFAGLKAVGESVQKPLDYYRVNLTGTIQLLEIMRAHGVKSLVFSSSATVYGNPQYLPLDEAHPTGGCTNPYGKSKFFIEEMIQDLCRADTAWNAVLLRYFNPIGAHASGRIGEDPQGIPNNLMPYVSQVAIGRREALNVFGDDYATEDGTGVRDYIHVVDLAKGHIAALKKLKEQCGCRIYNLGTGTGYSVLQMVQAMEKASGKKIPYKVVARREGDVAACYANPSLAHEELGWTAALGLDRMCEDLWRWQKQNPSGFGAQA; encoded by the exons ATGTCAACAGGAACTAGACAAGATGGTGTGTCTGACTCCTACGTATACAAGTGGCAGACCTTTAAATCGCTTCGTTGGGACTTCCtaatacatg GCGCCATGGAGGAGAAGGTGCTCGTCACGGGCGGGGCTGGCTACATCGGTAGCCACACAGTGTTGGAGCTGCTGGAGGCGGGCTACTCGCCTGTGGTCATCGACAACTTCCACAATTCCATTCGTG GAGAAGACTCCATGCCTGAGAGCCTGCGCCGGGTCCAGGAGCTGACAGGCCGCTCTGTGGAGTTTGAGGAGATGGACATCTTGGACCAGGCAGCCCTACAGCACCTCTTTAAGAAG CACAATTTTAAGGCTGTCATCCACTTTGCTGGGCTCAAGGCTGTGGGCGAGTCAGTGCAGAAGCCTCTGGATTACTACAGAGTTAACCTAACAGGGACCATCCAGCTCCTGGAG ATCATGAGGGCCCATGGGGTGAAGAGTCTGGTCTTCAGCAGCTCAGCCACCGTGTATGGGAACCCCCAGTACCTGCCTCTGGACGAGGCCCACCCCACCGGGGGCTGTACCAACCCCTACGGCAAGTCCAAGTTCTTCATTGAAGAGATGATCCAGGACCTGTGCCGGGCAGACACG GCCTGGAACGCTGTGCTGCTTCGGTACTTCAACCCCATAGGCGCCCATGCCTCTGGCCGCATCGGCGAAGATCCTCAGGGTATCCCCAACAACCTCATGCCCTATGTCTCCCAG GTGGCAATCGGGCGACGAGAGGCCCTGAATGTCTTTGGTGATGACTACGCTACGGAGGATGGGACAG GTGTGAGGGATTACATTCATGTGGTGGATCTGGCCAAGGGCCATATAGCAGccttgaagaagctgaaggagcaGTGTGGTTGCCGG ATCTACAACCTGGGCACGGGCACAGGCTATTCGGTCCTGCAGATGGTccaagccatggagaaggcctcagggaagaag ATCCCGTACAAGGTGGTGGCACGGCGGGAAGGCGATGTGGCGGCCTGTTATGCCAACCCTAGCCTGGCCCATGAGGAGCTGGGCTGGACAGCAGCCTTGGGGCTGGACAGGATGT GTGAAGATCTGTGGCGCTGGCAGAAGCAGAACCCTTCAGGCTTTGGGGCGCAGGCCTGA
- the Gale gene encoding UDP-glucose 4-epimerase isoform X4, whose amino-acid sequence MSTGTRQDGVSDSYVYKWQTFKSLRWDFLIHGAMEEKVLVTGGAGYIGSHTVLELLEAGYSPVVIDNFHNSIRGEDSMPESLRRVQELTGRSVEFEEMDILDQAALQHLFKKHNFKAVIHFAGLKAVGESVQKPLDYYRVNLTGTIQLLEPVSLSVTDALRLSSTLLGWGNKWDLPVRHRPLTLPSTARS is encoded by the exons ATGTCAACAGGAACTAGACAAGATGGTGTGTCTGACTCCTACGTATACAAGTGGCAGACCTTTAAATCGCTTCGTTGGGACTTCCtaatacatg GCGCCATGGAGGAGAAGGTGCTCGTCACGGGCGGGGCTGGCTACATCGGTAGCCACACAGTGTTGGAGCTGCTGGAGGCGGGCTACTCGCCTGTGGTCATCGACAACTTCCACAATTCCATTCGTG GAGAAGACTCCATGCCTGAGAGCCTGCGCCGGGTCCAGGAGCTGACAGGCCGCTCTGTGGAGTTTGAGGAGATGGACATCTTGGACCAGGCAGCCCTACAGCACCTCTTTAAGAAG CACAATTTTAAGGCTGTCATCCACTTTGCTGGGCTCAAGGCTGTGGGCGAGTCAGTGCAGAAGCCTCTGGATTACTACAGAGTTAACCTAACAGGGACCATCCAGCTCCTGGAG cctgtttctctctctgtaacTGATGCCCTTCGCCTCAGCTCCACCCTCCTCGGGTGGGGTAACAAGTGGGACTTACCCGTGAGGCACAGGCCACTGACCCTCCCCTCCACGGCCAGATCATGA
- the Hmgcl gene encoding hydroxymethylglutaryl-CoA lyase, mitochondrial isoform X2 produces MGTVCEFLFLPSTMWHSVRGMAPGCCVLRGCCALVCAPPPSWPITTFEKQKSKLTEVVPSQPPPKQVAKKLYSMGCYEISLGDTIGVGTPGLMKDMLTAVLHEVPVAALAVHCHDTYGQALANTLVALQMGVSVVDSSVAGLGGCPYAKGASGNLATEDLVYMLTGLGIHTGVNLQKLLEAGDFICQALNRKTSSKVAQATCKL; encoded by the exons ATGGGAACTGTGTGTGAGTTTCTGTTTCTCCCCAGTACCATGTGGCATTCAGTCAGAGGAATGGCCCCAGGCTGCTGTGTGCTCAGAGGCTGCTGTGCCCTGGTCTGTGCACCGCCCCCCTCATGGCCCATCACCACTTTTGAGAAGCAGAAATCGAAGCTCACAGAAGttgtcccctcccaacccccgcCAAAGCAG GTCGCCAAGAAGTTGTACTCAATGGGCTGCTATGAGATCTCCCTTGGGGACACCATTGGCGTAGGCACGCCAGGACTCATGAAAGACATGCTGACTGCTGTCCTGCATGAAGTGCCTGTGGCCGCATTGGCTGTCCACTGCCATGACACCTATGGCCAAGCTCTGGCCAACACGTTGGTGGCCCTGCAG ATGGGAGTGAGCGTTGTGGACTCCTCGGTGGCAGGACTCGGAGGCTGTCCCTATGCAAAGGGGGCGTCAGGAAACTTGGCTACCGAGGACCTGGTCTACATGCTGACTGGCTTAGGGATTCACACG GGTGTGAACCTCCAGAAGCTCCTAGAAGCCGGGGACTTCATCTGTCAAGCCCTgaacagaaaaaccagttccaAAGTGGCACAGGCCACCTGCAAACTCTGA
- the Hmgcl gene encoding hydroxymethylglutaryl-CoA lyase, mitochondrial isoform X1: MATVRKAFPQRLVGLASLRAASTSSMGTLPKRVKIVEVGPRDGLQNEKVAAGAKEVSIFGAASELFTRKNVNCSIEESFQRFDGVMQAARAASISVRGYVSCALGCPYEGKVSPAKVAEVAKKLYSMGCYEISLGDTIGVGTPGLMKDMLTAVLHEVPVAALAVHCHDTYGQALANTLVALQMGVSVVDSSVAGLGGCPYAKGASGNLATEDLVYMLTGLGIHTGVNLQKLLEAGDFICQALNRKTSSKVAQATCKL, encoded by the exons ATGGCGACAGTGAGGAAGGCTTTCCCACAGAGGCTGGTGGGCTTGGCGTCCCTCCGGGCT GCGAGCACCTCCTCCATGGGCACCTTGCCGAAGCGGGTGAAGATCGTGGAAGTCGGCCCCCGAGATGGTCTGCAGAATGAAAAG GTAGCTGCAGGTGCCAAGGAAGTGAGCATCTTTGGGGCTGCGTCCGAGCTCTTCACCCGGAAGAATGTGAACTGCTCTATAGAGGAGAGTTTCCAGCGCTTTGATGGGGTCATGCAGGCCGCGAGGGCTGCCAGCATCTCTGTGAGAGG gtatgtctcctgtgccCTCGGATGTCCCTACGAGGGGAAGGTCTCCCCGGCTAAAGTTGCTGAG GTCGCCAAGAAGTTGTACTCAATGGGCTGCTATGAGATCTCCCTTGGGGACACCATTGGCGTAGGCACGCCAGGACTCATGAAAGACATGCTGACTGCTGTCCTGCATGAAGTGCCTGTGGCCGCATTGGCTGTCCACTGCCATGACACCTATGGCCAAGCTCTGGCCAACACGTTGGTGGCCCTGCAG ATGGGAGTGAGCGTTGTGGACTCCTCGGTGGCAGGACTCGGAGGCTGTCCCTATGCAAAGGGGGCGTCAGGAAACTTGGCTACCGAGGACCTGGTCTACATGCTGACTGGCTTAGGGATTCACACG GGTGTGAACCTCCAGAAGCTCCTAGAAGCCGGGGACTTCATCTGTCAAGCCCTgaacagaaaaaccagttccaAAGTGGCACAGGCCACCTGCAAACTCTGA
- the Lypla2 gene encoding acyl-protein thioesterase 2 isoform X1, whose amino-acid sequence MCGNNMSVPLLTDAATVSGAERETAAVIFLHGLGDTGHSWADALSTIRLPHVKYICPHAPRIPVTLNMKMVMPSWFDLMGLSPDAPEDEAGIKKAAENIKALIEHEMKNGIPANRIVLGGFSQGGALSLYTALTCPHPLAGIVALSCWLPLHRNFPQAANGSAKDLAILQCHGELDPMVPVRFGALTAEKLRTVVTPARVQFKTYPGVMHSSCPQVSGDNLLLCAPSSSHRGTSQSPSIPGDGSCKGISGETSASGLTSCWLPSWSPAHRGPSKQGSEPVEPLSLLFLPYSLPTGLWGRSPRLARPSCWPRSSGSQQQGWAALLPHFPRGGPQQQYWRG is encoded by the exons ATGTGTGGTAACAACATGTCTGTGCCCCTGCTCACCGACGCAGCCACCGTGTCCGGAGCTGAGCGGGAAACGGCCGCG GTTATTTTTTTACATGGACTTGGAGACACAGG GCACAGCTGGGCTGACGCCCTCTCCACCATCCGGCTTCCTCATGTCAAGTACATCTGTCCCCATGC GCCCAGGATTCCTGTGACACTCAACATGAAGATGGTAATGCCCTCCTG GTTTGACCTGATGGGGCTGAGTCCAGATGCCCCAGAGGATGAAGCCGGCATCAAGAAGGCCGCAGAGAACA TCAAGGCTTTGATTGAACACGAGATGAAGAACGGGATTCCTGCCAACCGAATCGTCCTGGGTGGCTTTTCGCAG GGTGGGGCCCTGTCCCTCTATACAGCACTTACCTGCCCCCACCCTCTGGCCGGCATCGTGGCTTTGAGCTGCTGGCTGCCTCTGCACCGGAACTTCCCCCAA GCAGCCAATGGCAGTGCCAAGGACCTGGCCATCCTTCAATGCCACGGCGAGCTGGACCCCATGGTACCTGTTCGGTTTGGGGCCCTGACAGCTGAGAAGCTCCGGACAGTTGTCACACCTGCCAGGGTCCAGTTTAAGACATACCCAGGTGTCATGCACAGCTCCTGTCCTCAGGTCAGTGGAGATAACCTACTCCTGTgcgccccctcctcctcccatcgtGGGACCTCACAATCTCCCTCCATCCCAGGAGATGGCAGCTGTAAAGGAATTTCTGGAGAAACTTCTGCCTCCGGTCTAACTAGCTGCTGGCTCCCATCGTGGTCCCCAGCTCACAGGGGACCCAGCAAGCAAGGATCTGAGCCGGTCGAgcccctgtcccttctcttcctacCCTATTCTCTTCCCACAGGCCTCTGGGGCAGGTCGCCGAGGCTGGCCAGGCCTTCCTGCTGGCCTCGGTCATCTGGAAGTCAGCAGCAGGGGTGGGCTGCTCTCTTACCCCACTTCCCCAGAGGCGGGCCCCAGCAGCAGTATTGGAGGGGCTGA
- the Hmgcl gene encoding hydroxymethylglutaryl-CoA lyase, mitochondrial precursor, whose protein sequence is MATVRKAFPQRLVGLASLRAASTSSMGTLPKRVKIVEVGPRDGLQNEKSIVPTPVKIKLIDMLSEAGLPVIEATSFVSPKWVPQMADHSDVLKGIQKFPGINYPVLTPNMKGFEEAVAAGAKEVSIFGAASELFTRKNVNCSIEESFQRFDGVMQAARAASISVRGYVSCALGCPYEGKVSPAKVAEVAKKLYSMGCYEISLGDTIGVGTPGLMKDMLTAVLHEVPVAALAVHCHDTYGQALANTLVALQMGVSVVDSSVAGLGGCPYAKGASGNLATEDLVYMLTGLGIHTGVNLQKLLEAGDFICQALNRKTSSKVAQATCKL, encoded by the exons ATGGCGACAGTGAGGAAGGCTTTCCCACAGAGGCTGGTGGGCTTGGCGTCCCTCCGGGCT GCGAGCACCTCCTCCATGGGCACCTTGCCGAAGCGGGTGAAGATCGTGGAAGTCGGCCCCCGAGATGGTCTGCAGAATGAAAAG AGTATCGTGCCGACGCCAGTGAAAATCAAACTGATAGACATGCTATCCGAAGCAGGGCTCCCGGTCATCGAGGCCACCAGCTTTGTCTCTCCCAAGTGGGTGCCGCAG ATGGCTGACCACTCTGACGTCTTGAAGGGCATTCAGAAGTTTCCCGGCATCAACTACCCGGTCCTGACACCAAACATGAAAGGCTTTGAGGAAGCG GTAGCTGCAGGTGCCAAGGAAGTGAGCATCTTTGGGGCTGCGTCCGAGCTCTTCACCCGGAAGAATGTGAACTGCTCTATAGAGGAGAGTTTCCAGCGCTTTGATGGGGTCATGCAGGCCGCGAGGGCTGCCAGCATCTCTGTGAGAGG gtatgtctcctgtgccCTCGGATGTCCCTACGAGGGGAAGGTCTCCCCGGCTAAAGTTGCTGAG GTCGCCAAGAAGTTGTACTCAATGGGCTGCTATGAGATCTCCCTTGGGGACACCATTGGCGTAGGCACGCCAGGACTCATGAAAGACATGCTGACTGCTGTCCTGCATGAAGTGCCTGTGGCCGCATTGGCTGTCCACTGCCATGACACCTATGGCCAAGCTCTGGCCAACACGTTGGTGGCCCTGCAG ATGGGAGTGAGCGTTGTGGACTCCTCGGTGGCAGGACTCGGAGGCTGTCCCTATGCAAAGGGGGCGTCAGGAAACTTGGCTACCGAGGACCTGGTCTACATGCTGACTGGCTTAGGGATTCACACG GGTGTGAACCTCCAGAAGCTCCTAGAAGCCGGGGACTTCATCTGTCAAGCCCTgaacagaaaaaccagttccaAAGTGGCACAGGCCACCTGCAAACTCTGA
- the Gale gene encoding UDP-glucose 4-epimerase, which produces MEEKVLVTGGAGYIGSHTVLELLEAGYSPVVIDNFHNSIRGEDSMPESLRRVQELTGRSVEFEEMDILDQAALQHLFKKHNFKAVIHFAGLKAVGESVQKPLDYYRVNLTGTIQLLEIMRAHGVKSLVFSSSATVYGNPQYLPLDEAHPTGGCTNPYGKSKFFIEEMIQDLCRADTAWNAVLLRYFNPIGAHASGRIGEDPQGIPNNLMPYVSQVAIGRREALNVFGDDYATEDGTGVRDYIHVVDLAKGHIAALKKLKEQCGCRIYNLGTGTGYSVLQMVQAMEKASGKKIPYKVVARREGDVAACYANPSLAHEELGWTAALGLDRMCEDLWRWQKQNPSGFGAQA; this is translated from the exons ATGGAGGAGAAGGTGCTCGTCACGGGCGGGGCTGGCTACATCGGTAGCCACACAGTGTTGGAGCTGCTGGAGGCGGGCTACTCGCCTGTGGTCATCGACAACTTCCACAATTCCATTCGTG GAGAAGACTCCATGCCTGAGAGCCTGCGCCGGGTCCAGGAGCTGACAGGCCGCTCTGTGGAGTTTGAGGAGATGGACATCTTGGACCAGGCAGCCCTACAGCACCTCTTTAAGAAG CACAATTTTAAGGCTGTCATCCACTTTGCTGGGCTCAAGGCTGTGGGCGAGTCAGTGCAGAAGCCTCTGGATTACTACAGAGTTAACCTAACAGGGACCATCCAGCTCCTGGAG ATCATGAGGGCCCATGGGGTGAAGAGTCTGGTCTTCAGCAGCTCAGCCACCGTGTATGGGAACCCCCAGTACCTGCCTCTGGACGAGGCCCACCCCACCGGGGGCTGTACCAACCCCTACGGCAAGTCCAAGTTCTTCATTGAAGAGATGATCCAGGACCTGTGCCGGGCAGACACG GCCTGGAACGCTGTGCTGCTTCGGTACTTCAACCCCATAGGCGCCCATGCCTCTGGCCGCATCGGCGAAGATCCTCAGGGTATCCCCAACAACCTCATGCCCTATGTCTCCCAG GTGGCAATCGGGCGACGAGAGGCCCTGAATGTCTTTGGTGATGACTACGCTACGGAGGATGGGACAG GTGTGAGGGATTACATTCATGTGGTGGATCTGGCCAAGGGCCATATAGCAGccttgaagaagctgaaggagcaGTGTGGTTGCCGG ATCTACAACCTGGGCACGGGCACAGGCTATTCGGTCCTGCAGATGGTccaagccatggagaaggcctcagggaagaag ATCCCGTACAAGGTGGTGGCACGGCGGGAAGGCGATGTGGCGGCCTGTTATGCCAACCCTAGCCTGGCCCATGAGGAGCTGGGCTGGACAGCAGCCTTGGGGCTGGACAGGATGT GTGAAGATCTGTGGCGCTGGCAGAAGCAGAACCCTTCAGGCTTTGGGGCGCAGGCCTGA
- the Gale gene encoding UDP-glucose 4-epimerase isoform X3 translates to MRAHGVKSLVFSSSATVYGNPQYLPLDEAHPTGGCTNPYGKSKFFIEEMIQDLCRADTAWNAVLLRYFNPIGAHASGRIGEDPQGIPNNLMPYVSQVAIGRREALNVFGDDYATEDGTGVRDYIHVVDLAKGHIAALKKLKEQCGCRIYNLGTGTGYSVLQMVQAMEKASGKKIPYKVVARREGDVAACYANPSLAHEELGWTAALGLDRMCEDLWRWQKQNPSGFGAQA, encoded by the exons ATGAGGGCCCATGGGGTGAAGAGTCTGGTCTTCAGCAGCTCAGCCACCGTGTATGGGAACCCCCAGTACCTGCCTCTGGACGAGGCCCACCCCACCGGGGGCTGTACCAACCCCTACGGCAAGTCCAAGTTCTTCATTGAAGAGATGATCCAGGACCTGTGCCGGGCAGACACG GCCTGGAACGCTGTGCTGCTTCGGTACTTCAACCCCATAGGCGCCCATGCCTCTGGCCGCATCGGCGAAGATCCTCAGGGTATCCCCAACAACCTCATGCCCTATGTCTCCCAG GTGGCAATCGGGCGACGAGAGGCCCTGAATGTCTTTGGTGATGACTACGCTACGGAGGATGGGACAG GTGTGAGGGATTACATTCATGTGGTGGATCTGGCCAAGGGCCATATAGCAGccttgaagaagctgaaggagcaGTGTGGTTGCCGG ATCTACAACCTGGGCACGGGCACAGGCTATTCGGTCCTGCAGATGGTccaagccatggagaaggcctcagggaagaag ATCCCGTACAAGGTGGTGGCACGGCGGGAAGGCGATGTGGCGGCCTGTTATGCCAACCCTAGCCTGGCCCATGAGGAGCTGGGCTGGACAGCAGCCTTGGGGCTGGACAGGATGT GTGAAGATCTGTGGCGCTGGCAGAAGCAGAACCCTTCAGGCTTTGGGGCGCAGGCCTGA